The Pelagibacterium halotolerans B2 nucleotide sequence CCCCGTAGACCCCGCCACCGGCTCGACGATCACCGCAGCGATCGTCGAAGCGTCATGGAGCGTGACGATGCGCTCCAGTTCCTCGGCCAGTTCCACCCCATGCTGCGGCTCACCGCGCGAAAAGGCATTTTTGGCCGGTAAGTGCGTGTGCGGCAGATGATCGACGCCAGTCAGAAGCGTACCGAACATCTTGCGGTTGGCAACGATACCACCGACCGAAATGCCCCCGAAATTGACCCCGTGATAGCCGCGCTCACGCCCGATCAATCGCGTACGCGAGCCCTGCCCGATCGCCTTCTGGTAAGCCAGCGCCACCTTGAGCGCCGTTTCCACCGATTCGGACCCTGAATTGGTGAACAGCACATGGTCGAGCCCGTCGGGCGCCAGATCGACCAGCCTGTTGGCAAGCTCGAACGCCTTGGGATGGCCCATCTGGAAGGCCGGCGCGTAGTCGAGTTCGGCCGCCTGACTGGCAATGGCCTCGGTGATCAGCGGCCGGCAGTGACCGGCATTGACGCACCAAAGGCCAGCGGTGCCGTCGAGCACCTCGCGCCCGTCGGCGGTCGTGTAGTGCATGTCCTTGGCAACCACGAACATGCGCGGGCTTTTCTTGAACTGCCGGTTGGCCGTGAACGGCATCCAGAAGGCATTGAGATCATTGGGGATGGACTGAGCGCCCTGCGACATGAATATTCCCTCTCCGACGCTTCCGGGACATTTCCGGCGGCCGGTTGTTGATTTCGGTCAGAATTTTTTTGACCGATTGGAAAAATTCTAGCACTCTCAATGCAAGGTTCAAGGGGTATAATTTCCAGACTCGCTCCGGGTCTCGGAAATGGCTGTGAACCGGTTCAGGATTCCGGCTCCGGAGTTCTTCATGGGAGGCAACGGCCGAAAATGACCACCGACGCAGAGGCGCCAAGGCCCATAACCCGGATCCAGCGCGAAAAGCAGGAAGTCATCCTCGAAGCCGCTCTGGACGTTTTTTCCCAGTTCGGTTTCCGCGGCTCGACCATCGACCAGATCGCCGAGGCGGCGGGCATGAGCAAGCCCAATCTGCTCTATTATTTCAAATCCAAGGAAGATATCCACGCCCCGCTGCTGGCGCGCATTCTCGACACATGGCTCGAACCGCTCCGCGAGATGGACCCAGATGGCGATCCTCTGCCCGAGATCCAGTCCTATATCCGCCGCAAGCTCGAGATGAGCCGTGATTTTCCCCGCGAGAGCCGACTGTTCGCCAATGAAATGCTGCGCGGCGCCCCGGGCTTTTACGACATCCTGCACACCGACCTCAAAGACCTGGTCGACGAGAAGGTCAAGATCATCAAGGGCTGGATGGCCGAGGGCAAGGTCGCCAAGGCCGATCCCTATCACCTTATCTTTTCCATCTGGGCGACGACACAGCACTATGCCGATTTCGACATCCAGGTGAAGGCCGTGCTCGGCCGCGAACGCGGTGGCGAGGGACGATTCGAGGATGCCGCGCGCTTTCTCGACCAGTTGTTCCTGCACGGGCTCAGCCCGAAGAAACGTTGAACCGGACTTCGCAATGAAAAAGACCCTGTATGCAGCTTTGGCGCTCTGCATACAGGGTCAAGGGGCAGGCCTCACTCCTGCAAGACCGTGTCTAGCGCATCAAAACATGACTGTAAAGATCATATTTTGAATGCCGCGAATTTTTTGTCGGCAACGTCAATCCGGAGTGAATGTCAGTTCAGTTCCATGCCCAGCATTTCAATGCCGAGACGCGAGCGCATGGCGCGGCGCTTGTCGGTGAGATCGGCGATTGTGTAGGAGCGCAAAACGGCAAAGAACGCTTCGAGCGCTTCGTGCAGCGCGCCATTAAGCTCGCATCCTCCGACCAACGGACAACTGGTTTCCCCACCCTCGAAACATTCGGCCAGCGCAAAATTCTCTTCGGTCAGGGAAATGACGTCGAGCAGGGTGATCTCCGCGGCAGGACGCGCCAGGCGCACGCCACCGTGGCGGCCACGCACGGTTTCGAGAATGTCGTTCTCGACAAGCGGCTTGATGAGCTTGAACAGGAACAATTCGGAAATCCCGTAAGCCTTGGCGATATCGGCAACGCGCGAAAGATCGGGCGCATTGATGGCGCAATACATAAGCGTCCGAACTGCATAGCTCGATTGGCGTGTCAGTCTCATCGGTCATGCCCTGTCATTAAAAGCGCCAAAGCGCCGGGGAATCTGTGTTCAACGCACAATATCGCTTCATGCGTCGAGGTCAAAGATTATAACAATTCTAAACTATGTCAAGAAAAGCTGACTGCACATTTCATGTTTTAATGCCGCACCGCGCCCCTTCCCTTTTTGACCGCCATGGCTAGGATCGCGCCGAAACGATATGGAGGCTCCTTTGGCGCGCAAGATCATCATCGACACCGACCCCGGCCAGGACGATGCCGTAGCCATTCTTCTGGCGCTGGCCAGTCCCGAGGAAATCGAGACCTTGGGCATCGTCGCCGTAGCCGGCAATGTCGGGCTCGCCCAGAACGCGAAGAATGCACTCAAGGTGGTCGAACTCTCCGGCCGGCGCGACGTTCCGGTTTATGCCGGATGTCCCCGCCCGATAATGCGCGAACTGGTGACCGCCGAACACGTCCACGGCCAGACCGGCCTCGATGGTCCGGACCTGCCCGAACCCAAGCTGCGCCTCGAAAGCCAGCACGGGGTCGATTTCATTATTTCCACGCTTCGGCGCGAGCCGGAAAAAACGGTGACCCTGTGCGCGCTCGGCCCGTTGACAAACCTTGCCATGGCGCTGGTCAAGGCACCCGACATCGCCCCGCGCATCGAAGAAATCGTCCTGATGGGCGGTGGTTATTTCGAGGGCGGCAACATCACCCCGGCTGCAGAATTCAATATTTTCGTCGATCCCGAAGCCGCCCAGACCGTACTCAAATGCGGTGCACCGATCACCATGATGCCGCTCGACGTCACCCATCAGATGATCGGCACGCCCGAACGGATCGAAGCCTTCAGGGCCATCGGCAATCGGTCGGGCGACGCAGTGGCCGCGATGCTGGGTTTTTCCGAACGGTTCGACCTGGAAAAATACGGCTGGCCCGGCGCCCCGCTCCACGACCCCTGCGTTACCGCCTATATGATTGCCCCGAAGATGTTTTCCGGGCGGCTTTGCAATGTCGAGATCGAATGCGCCAGCCCCCTGACGCGCGGCATGACTGTGGCCGATTACTGGCACGTCACCGATCGCCCGCGCAACGCGACCTTCATCCGGTCCGGCGACGCCGACGCGTTTTACGCGCTTCTCGTCGACCGCATCGCACGCCTGCCCTAGGAGTTGATCCATGTCCCATTTCGTCACCACCCAATGGCTCGCCGATCATCTTGATGACCCCGACATCCAGGTGATAGACGCCTCCTGGCACATGCCCAATTCCGGCCGCGACGCGCAGGCCGAATATGAGGCCGGCCACATCCCCGGCGCGATCTTTTTCGATCTCGACAAGAACGCCGATACCTCATCGGGCCTGCCCCATATGCTGCCCGACGCGGATACGTTTTCCGCAATGGCGGGCGCACTGGGCATCGCCTCCGACAAGACGCTGGTTGTTTACGACGAGGCCGGCCTGTTTTCCGCCCCGCGCGCCTGGTGGACGTTCACGGTCATGGGTGCGCGGGTGGTCAAAATCCTCGAGGGAGGCGGGCCAAAATGGCGAGCCGAAGACCGCCCGCTCGAATCCGGCGAATCCATCGCGCCGCGCGCAACGTTCGATGCGAAGTTCGATAACGCCGCCGTCGCCGGCTTCGAGCAGGTTCTGGCCGCCAGTCAAGCGGGCCAGCAGATACTCGACGCCCGCGGCGCGGCCCGTTTTACCGGCGACACGCCCGAACCGCGCGCCGGGCTCAAATCGGGCCATATCCCACAGAGCCGCAATCTGCCCTTCGACGCGCTGATCGAAAACGGCACGCTCAAGCCCGACGCCGAATTGGAAAAAGCCATCCGCGCCGCCGGCATCGATCCGGCAAAGCCGGTCATCACCTCCTGCGGATCGGGCGTGACTGCCGCCGTCCTTGCGCTGGCGCTCGACACCATCGGCGCCGAAAAGGTCGCGCTCTATGACGGATCCTGGACCGAATGGGGCGGACGCGACGACGCGCCGGTGCAAACCGGCCCGGCGCGATAATGCCGTCAGGCCGCTGTGGAGGTGGTCTGCGAAACGCGATTGCGGCCCGAGCGCTTTGAAAGATAGAGCGCATTGTCCGCCTTGCGGATCAGGCTATCCAGACTCAACCCGGGCCTTTCGGCAACGGCAACCCCGGCGCTGACCGTGCAGGTGACCGGCTGGGCGTCCGCCGTGTGGATCATCCGGCCCATGGCGCTGCGCACCCGTTCCGCCAGCGCAAGGGCTTGGGTGGTCGAACTGCCCGGCAGCACCAGAACGAATTCCTCGCCCCCCAGCCGCACCGCCATGTCCTCCCCGCGGCAATTTTCCACAAGCAAGCGGGCGAAACTGCGCAGCACGGTATCGCCGAACGCATGCCCGTGCCGGTCGTTGAGACCTTTGAAATCGTCGAGGTCCAGAACCACCAGCCCGGTGCCCTGTGGCACATGGCCCTCGGAAAACCGCTCGAACAATGCCCGGCGGTTGCTCAACCCTGTCAGCGGATCGATCAGCGAGGCGTCCCGGTGCCTTCGGCTGATCCGCTCCTGATGCACAGTGACAAACAGCCCGCCGATCCCGGTAAGCGCGATGACCGAAACCATCAGGTTGAGCGCCTCGGCCCAATTGTCGGGGACACGTCCGTTGAGATAAAGCGGCGTTTCGAGGGCAACGGCGACCACGCAGAACACATAGGAAGCCGTCAGCATCCAGTGCAACGCGGCAATGGCGGTGATCGGTCCGGGCGATTCCGCCCGCACTGTCCAATACTGGTAGCCGCAAAAGCCCAAAAGCAGCGCGCTCATCAGATTGATGAAAACAAAACTCAACCCGTCAAAACCCAGAGCGCCGCTCACGATGATCGGTGCGGCGCTGACCACGCCAAGCAGCGCTACCCGCGCTGTTTCAAAGCGCCCGGTGCTGAACTGCGTGAACCCGCCATAGCTGATTGCGAAGGCCGACGTCAGCAGGACCCCCGCCAGCATAGAATGCAGCACGTTCACGGTATTGTGGAAAACCGAAAACGCGACGATGGCGGCGATGATGATTGCGATGCAAGCGGCCCAGGTCAGAAGAAATATCGACCCGCGCTCACGCAGCCAGGAGCTCATCAGCGTGAAACAGAGCGCAACACCCGCTGCGCCTGAAGCCATCAGAAGCGAATTGTAGTCGAAACCCATGGTGCCGGCGAATCTGGTTTGCGTCGGATCGGACCCTATCACCGGGCAAGTTGACGGCGGAAGTCAACTTGGCAGACTGGTGTCCAAACCGTTAGCGCCGCATGCTCAGTTTTTACCGTTTGGTCGAAAAAGCGACACATGATTGTCGTTTTCGCTTTTGAATCGCGGCACTTTCTGGTTTCTTGCCCTAAAGCATGCACGTCTCATCGGCAGATGGGAGACCCCGCAGCGAACACCGCGAAACCAACGAGGGGAAAACCCGGACGGAATGACGCAGATTCTGGAGATCACGGACCTCCACAAGTCCTTCGGCAATCTCGAAGTCCTAAAGGGCGTTTCGCTGGATGCCAGGGCCGGGGACGTTGTCTCGCTGATCGGCTCGTCAGGGTCGGGCAAATCCACCCTTTTGCGCTGCATCAACATGCTCGAAATTCCCAACCAGGGCGATGTCACGATCGATGGCGAGCACGTCTCGCTTTCTTCCGAGGGTCCTGACCGCCACCCCACCGATCCTTTCCAGTTGCGCCGCATCCGCTCCAAGCTCGGAATGGTGTTCCAGTCCTTCAATCTCTGGTCGCACATGACGATCCTCGAAAACGTCATGGAAGCCCCCATCCTGGTGCAGAAGCGCGACAAGGCCGAAGTGCGCGAACAGGCGCTCGCCTTGCTCGACAAGGTCGGAATTGCCGCCAAGGCCGATGCCTTTCCCGCCCAGCTTTCCGGCGGGCAGCAGCAGCGCGCCGCCATCGCGCGCGCCTTGTGTATCAATCCCACCCTCATGCTTTTCGACGAGCCCACATCGGCGCTCGATCCCGAACTCGAAGTCGAGGTGCTTGGCGTCATCAAGATGCTGGCCGACGAGGGCCGCACCATGATCCTCGTTACCCACGACATGAAATTTGCACGCGAAGTCTCCGACAGGGTCGTTTTCCTCCATCTGGGCAAGATCGAGGAACAGGGCACTGTCGATGAAGTCTTCGGCGCCACCAAATCCGACAGGCTGCGCCAGTTCCTGAGCGCTGCCGGTCACGCCTGACCGGGGCGGCAAAACCATCATGCAAAAGGGACCCGGTCGCTTCACCAACCAAAAAAGGGAACTCGGAAAATGAAAAAGGTGATCCTCGCCGCTGCCGCCCTGGCAGTACTGTCCACCGCTGCCAACGCCCAGGAAACCCTGCGCATCGGCACCGAGGGCGCCTATGCGCCCTGGAACTTCGTCAACGACGCGGGCGAACTGGCCGGCTTCGAGATCGATCTGGGCAATGCGATCTGCGAACACACGGGCATGACCTGCGAGTTCGTGCAGAGCGAATGGGACCCCATCATCCCCAATCTCGTCGCGGGCAACTACGATGTCATTATGGCCGGCATGTCGATCACCGACGAGCGGCTCGAGACCATCAATTTCACCCAGGATTATTTCCCGCCCGATCCGTCCAACTACATCGCCGCAACCGGCGCGGGCATCGATATCGAGAACCCCTCGGGCCTGCGCATCGGCGTGCAGGGCAACACCATCCAGGCAGCCTATGCCGAGGAAAACTTTGCCGCCGACAACACCATCGTCTCGTTCGCCACGTTCGATCAGTCGATCGCCGACCTGGCCGCGGGCAATGTCGATGTGGTGCTCGCTGACGGCTCCTCGCTCGATCCTGTCGTGGAAAATTCGGGCGGCGCGCTCGAAATGTTCGGTCCCGACGTGATGGTCGGCGGCGGCGTCGGCGGCGGTGTGCGCAAGGAAGACACCGAGCTGCTCGCAACGCTCGATGAAGCCCTCACAGCCCTCAAGGCCGACGGCACCGTCGATGCCCTGATTGCCGAATGGTTCGACGGTGCGGGTCCGTTCTACACCGAATAATCGCAAACCTGTGTCCGGCGGGCGGCCAGCAGGCTCCCCCGCCGGGCATCTCACGCAAGGGGCACGCGCGTGGACGGAGCCTTCTGGCTTTTCGATCTGGTGGGCGAAGACATCGCCTTCTGGCTCGGCTACCTCACAAACGGCAAACACCTAAACTGGTACGCCAGTTTCCGCTTCACCATCATGGCCGCCATCTTCGGCGGGTGCCTAGCGCTTGTCTTTGGCCTTCTGGGTGCCGCAGCCAAGGGGTCGCGCTTTGCTGTGCTGCGGGCGATCGGCACCATCTATGTCAGCATGGTGCGCGGTGTTCCCGATGTGCTGTTCTTCCTGTTCTTCCCGCTGGCGTTCGAGCAGGGGGTGGAGTGGGTCTGGTCGATGCAGGTCTGCACGCCCGATTCCATCGCCGCCGACCAGGCGAACTGGCCGCCCTGCCGCGAAGCCAACTGGCTGCTCTCGACCTATGAATATCTGATCCTTGCCTGCGTATCGCTGGGCATCATTTTCGGCGCGTTCACCGCCAACGTCATCCACGGCGCCATGCGTGCCGTGCCGCGCGGCCAGCTCGAAGCCGCGCGCGCCTACGGGATGAGCGAATTTCAGGTGTTGACCCGCATCCATATCCGCCAGATGTGGGTCTATGCCCTGCCCGGCCTTTCCAATGTCTGGCTGTTGCTGATTAAAGCCACGTCGCTGCTGTCCCTGCTCCAGATCGCCGATATCGTCTGGTGGGCAGGCCAGTTGGGTTCGCCCAACTTCCTGCCCCAGGCCGGCCTTGTGCATGGCGATTGGCGCTGGGCCTATTTCATCGCGCTCTTTGTCTTTTACATCCTCGTCACACTGCTTTCGGAAAAGGGCTTTTCCAGGCTCACCGTCTGGGCGCGGCGCGGCATGCCGGTGGAGGGCTAGGCGATGGAATTGATCCAGACGATCATCGCCGAGATCCCGCTTTACGCCCAACCGGCGCTGTTCAACATCTATTTCGCGGCCGCTTCGCTGCCGATCGGCTTTGTCTTCGCCGTATTGCTTGCCCTGGGCAAGAACTCGAAAAATGCCCTTATCCGGCGCCTGTGCTCGGCCTATATCTATGCCTTTCGCGGCTCGCCGCTCTTTATCCAGTTCTTCATGTTCTATTCCATCATGCTGGCGCTCAACCCCGTCTGGTGGCGCCCATGGGGCATTGCCTGGCTGATGATGAACCCGCTGTTCATCGGCCCGCTGGCGCTGGTGATGAACACCGCCGCCTACAGTGCCGAAATCCTTTACGGCGCCCTGCGCACAGTGCCCAAGGGTGAACTGGAGGCAGCCCGCGCCTTCGGAATGACACCCTTTCAGGTGTTCCGGACCGTCACCTGGCCCAACACAATTCGCGTTGCCTGGCCCGCCTATACCAATGAAGTGGTGTTCCTGTTCCACTCGACGGCGCTTGTCTATTTCACCCTGCCGGTCATCAACGCCCAGCGCGATATCCTCAACACCGCACAGAACCTGTTTGAGCGCGACTTCAATGCCTTCCTCCATTTTTCCATAGCGGCGCTGTGGTTTCTCGCCATCACCATGGTGATTTTCCTTGTCTTCGGACGTGTTTATGAACGCATGATGCGCCACATGCCCAAAGAGCGCACGACATCGCGCCCGCGCCTGCGTTTCGGCCCCAAATATATCCGGTAGTTCCTCATGGCCTTTGACCGCATCACCCACACAATCGATGCCGATGCTCCCGGCACGACGGCCCAATTGACTCTGTTTAAGATCGGCCCCGCCGACGCGGCGACCAAAATCTATATGCAGGCCGCGCTCCATGCCGACGAACAGCCCGGCATCATGGCGCTGCACCACCTGTTGCCGTTGCTCAAATCCGCCGACGAAAGAGGTGACCTCAGCGCCCGCTTCACCATCTTTCCCATGGTCAACCCGCTCGGCATGGGCCAGCGTGTGTTCGAAGACCATGTGGGCCGCTACGATTTCCGCACCGGCACCAATTTCAACCGCCGCTGGCCGGACCTCTTTGCCGCCGTCGATACCGATGTCGCGCCGAAACTCACAAATGATGCCGCTGCCAATGTTGCGATAATCCGCCAGGCCGTGCGCGACTGGCTCGACGCACAGCGCCCGGCGACAGCCATGCAGAAACTCCGGCATCTGGTGATGACCGAAGCCTATGACGCCGATTATGTGCTGGACCTCCATTGCGACAACGAGGCGCTTGTCCATCTGTTCGTCACCCCCGATTCCATGGCCGAGCTGGGCGCATTGGCCGACCATATGGGCTCGGTCGCCCAACTGACCGCCGAGGATTCGGGCGGCGGCTCGTTCGATGAAGTCTGGCCCTCGCTCTGGACGCGGCTGCGACAGGCGTATCCCGATAAGCCCATCCCCTTTTCCGCCAGCGCCGCAACGCTCGAATATCGCGGCCAGCCCGACGTGTTCGACCACGTCGGCAAGGATGACGCCGCCCGGCTCTACGGCTTCTTTCAGGCAAAGGGGTTCGTTGCCGGCACGCCCCCCAAGGTCGAGTCTGCCCCCGCGCCCACCCCTTTGAGCGCCACCGAAATGCTGCGCGTCGATAAGGCCGGGCTTCTCGCCTATCGCGTCGAACTGGGCGATGAGGTTGAAAAAGGCCAACCCATCGCCGATCTCATCGCCCTCGATGGCCCCGGCGCCTTCACCGAGCGCACGCCGATCCTTGCCGGCACCTCGGGCCGGGTCATATCGCGAAACACCGCCAAATTCGTCGTGCCGGGCAATTCGATCGCCAAGATCGTCGGCACCGAGCCACTGGCGAGCCGGCAGGGCTACCTTTTGGAGGACTGATCGCGCACCGGGACATAAACGAAGCGCGGCATTTCGACCTTGAAGACGATGGCCAGCGTCCTGAGCGTGAACCCCACAGCCATGGCGGCAATCGTCATCAAATCCATCGGCATCCCGGCCTGTATCCCGAAAAAGAACACACAGGCCGTGATGGCTGAAACCGTTGCGTAGAGCTCGCCGGAAAACAGCAACGGCACGTCGTTGCACAAGATGTCGCGCAATACGCCGCCTACACACCCGGTGATGATCCCCGCCACGATAACGATAAGCACCGGCTGGCCCATTTCCATGGCCACAACGCAGCCCGCAATGGTGAACACCACGAGCCCGACAGCGTCGAGCAGCAAAAAGATCAGCTTGAGCCGTTCCATGATCCGGGCCACCGCAATTGTGAACAGCGCCGCCGCCGTGGTGACCAGCAGATAGGCCGGCTGATCGACCCACAACAGCGGGTAGTGGCCGAGCAGGAGATCGCGCGCCGTGCCTCCGCCCAGCGCCGTGACACACCCCAGCACGCACACCCCGAACCAGTCCATATTGCGTCGCCCAGCCGCCAATGCGGCCGACATCGATTCAGCGGCCAGTGCGATGACGAAAATCGTGTGCAGCAGCATGGGGGCCTCCTTGTGCGTCCCCCCGACCATGCCGACTAACGCATTGCCGGTAAAGCACGATTGCGGAAGTGTCCGCTTTGCCGCTATCGTTGCTCCGCGAGCGTGGGAATCTCAGGAGTTTGCCTATGGCGATCAAGGCCGCGATCTATCATCTCACGCATTATAAATACGACCGGCCCGTAACCCTGGGCCCGCAGATCATCCGGCTCCAGCCCGCCCCCCATTCACGCACCAAGGTGCTCAGCCACTCGTTAAAAGTCAGTCCTTCCAATCACTTCGTCAACATTCAGCAGGACCCCTACGGCAATTTCCAGGCGCGATACGTCTTTCCCGAACCGGTGACCGAGCTCAAGATCGAAGTCGATCTTGTGGCTGACATGACGGTTTATAATCCGTTCGATTTCTTCGTCGAGCCAGAGGCCGAGACCTGGCCGTTTGCCTATCCCGATGCGATCGCGCCCGACCTGGAAATCTATAGAAAGCCCGACTCCAGCTTTGGTCCATTGTTCAAAGGTCTGCTGGATTCCATCGACCGGACGCCCAAGAACACCGTCGATTTCGTTGTCGAGCTCAACGCCCGGCTGCAGCGCGAGATCGGCTATATTGTCCGGCTCGAGCCCGGTGTGCAGACGCCAGAGGAAACGCTGGAAAAGGCCAAGGGGAGTTGCCGCGATACCGGGTGGCTGCTGGTCAACCTATTGAGACATCTGGGTTTTGCGGCGCGGTTCGTCTCGGGATACCTCATTCAGCTCAAGCCTGATCTCAAGGCCCTCGATGGTCCATCGGGCACTGAAAACGACTTCACGGACCTTCATGCCTGGTGCGAGGTGTACCTGCCCGGCGCCGGCTGGGTGGGGCTCGATCCGACCTCGGGATTGCTGACCGGGGAGAGCCATATCCCGCTCGCCGCGACACCCCATTACGCCAATGCGGCCCCGATTTCGGGGATGGCGAGCTTTGCAAATGTCGAGTTCGATTTCGACATGACGGTCACCCGCGTGGCCGAACATCCGCGCATCACCAAGCCATTTTCGGACACCGATTGGGTGGACTTGTGCTCTCGGGGACGCGAAATTGACGAACATTTGGCCAACAATGACGTTCGGTTGACGATGGGGGGCGAGCCGACCTTCGTGTCCATCGACGACTTCGAATCCGGCGAATGGAATGCCGATGCCGTCGGGCCCACCAAGCGCGAAAAAGCCGACATCCTGATCCGGCGCCTGCAGCAGCGTTTCGCGCCGGGCGGGTTCCTCCATTACGGCCAGGGCAAGTGGTATCCGGGCGAAACCTTGCCGCGCTGGACCTTCTCACTCTATTGGCGCAAGGATGGCGAGCCGGTCTGGAAAAATCCCGACCTGATCGCGCGCGAGACATCGGACAAGACCCCGAGCCCCGATCAGGCCAAGGCCTATCTCACCGAATTTGCCATGGCGCTGGGCCTTGACGGCTCTACCGTCCAGCCGGCCTTTGAAGACCCCGCCGACTGGATCTTGAAGGAAGGCAATCTTCCCGACAACGTCGATCCCACCAATCCCAAACTGAAAGACCCCGAAGAGCGGCTGCGCATGACGCGGGG carries:
- a CDS encoding aspartate aminotransferase family protein, which encodes MSQGAQSIPNDLNAFWMPFTANRQFKKSPRMFVVAKDMHYTTADGREVLDGTAGLWCVNAGHCRPLITEAIASQAAELDYAPAFQMGHPKAFELANRLVDLAPDGLDHVLFTNSGSESVETALKVALAYQKAIGQGSRTRLIGRERGYHGVNFGGISVGGIVANRKMFGTLLTGVDHLPHTHLPAKNAFSRGEPQHGVELAEELERIVTLHDASTIAAVIVEPVAGSTGVLIPPPGYLKRLREICDRHGILLIFDEVITGYGRLGTPFGADYFGVTPDIMVTAKGLTNGVIPMGAVFTSSKIHDAFMTGPEHLIEFFHGYTYSGNPIASAAGLATLETYKQEGLLTRGAELGPYFEEALHSLKGAPHVIDVRNIGLVGAIELEPIAGEPTKRAFSAFVKAFEKGVLIRTTGDIIALSPPLIVEKQHIDQIVDTIRTVLGEVD
- a CDS encoding TetR family transcriptional regulator C-terminal domain-containing protein; this translates as MTTDAEAPRPITRIQREKQEVILEAALDVFSQFGFRGSTIDQIAEAAGMSKPNLLYYFKSKEDIHAPLLARILDTWLEPLREMDPDGDPLPEIQSYIRRKLEMSRDFPRESRLFANEMLRGAPGFYDILHTDLKDLVDEKVKIIKGWMAEGKVAKADPYHLIFSIWATTQHYADFDIQVKAVLGRERGGEGRFEDAARFLDQLFLHGLSPKKR
- the rirA gene encoding iron-responsive transcriptional regulator RirA translates to MRLTRQSSYAVRTLMYCAINAPDLSRVADIAKAYGISELFLFKLIKPLVENDILETVRGRHGGVRLARPAAEITLLDVISLTEENFALAECFEGGETSCPLVGGCELNGALHEALEAFFAVLRSYTIADLTDKRRAMRSRLGIEMLGMELN
- a CDS encoding nucleoside hydrolase: MEAPLARKIIIDTDPGQDDAVAILLALASPEEIETLGIVAVAGNVGLAQNAKNALKVVELSGRRDVPVYAGCPRPIMRELVTAEHVHGQTGLDGPDLPEPKLRLESQHGVDFIISTLRREPEKTVTLCALGPLTNLAMALVKAPDIAPRIEEIVLMGGGYFEGGNITPAAEFNIFVDPEAAQTVLKCGAPITMMPLDVTHQMIGTPERIEAFRAIGNRSGDAVAAMLGFSERFDLEKYGWPGAPLHDPCVTAYMIAPKMFSGRLCNVEIECASPLTRGMTVADYWHVTDRPRNATFIRSGDADAFYALLVDRIARLP
- the sseA gene encoding 3-mercaptopyruvate sulfurtransferase codes for the protein MSHFVTTQWLADHLDDPDIQVIDASWHMPNSGRDAQAEYEAGHIPGAIFFDLDKNADTSSGLPHMLPDADTFSAMAGALGIASDKTLVVYDEAGLFSAPRAWWTFTVMGARVVKILEGGGPKWRAEDRPLESGESIAPRATFDAKFDNAAVAGFEQVLAASQAGQQILDARGAARFTGDTPEPRAGLKSGHIPQSRNLPFDALIENGTLKPDAELEKAIRAAGIDPAKPVITSCGSGVTAAVLALALDTIGAEKVALYDGSWTEWGGRDDAPVQTGPAR
- a CDS encoding GGDEF domain-containing protein; this translates as MGFDYNSLLMASGAAGVALCFTLMSSWLRERGSIFLLTWAACIAIIIAAIVAFSVFHNTVNVLHSMLAGVLLTSAFAISYGGFTQFSTGRFETARVALLGVVSAAPIIVSGALGFDGLSFVFINLMSALLLGFCGYQYWTVRAESPGPITAIAALHWMLTASYVFCVVAVALETPLYLNGRVPDNWAEALNLMVSVIALTGIGGLFVTVHQERISRRHRDASLIDPLTGLSNRRALFERFSEGHVPQGTGLVVLDLDDFKGLNDRHGHAFGDTVLRSFARLLVENCRGEDMAVRLGGEEFVLVLPGSSTTQALALAERVRSAMGRMIHTADAQPVTCTVSAGVAVAERPGLSLDSLIRKADNALYLSKRSGRNRVSQTTSTAA
- a CDS encoding ABC transporter ATP-binding protein, yielding MTQILEITDLHKSFGNLEVLKGVSLDARAGDVVSLIGSSGSGKSTLLRCINMLEIPNQGDVTIDGEHVSLSSEGPDRHPTDPFQLRRIRSKLGMVFQSFNLWSHMTILENVMEAPILVQKRDKAEVREQALALLDKVGIAAKADAFPAQLSGGQQQRAAIARALCINPTLMLFDEPTSALDPELEVEVLGVIKMLADEGRTMILVTHDMKFAREVSDRVVFLHLGKIEEQGTVDEVFGATKSDRLRQFLSAAGHA
- a CDS encoding transporter substrate-binding domain-containing protein codes for the protein MKKVILAAAALAVLSTAANAQETLRIGTEGAYAPWNFVNDAGELAGFEIDLGNAICEHTGMTCEFVQSEWDPIIPNLVAGNYDVIMAGMSITDERLETINFTQDYFPPDPSNYIAATGAGIDIENPSGLRIGVQGNTIQAAYAEENFAADNTIVSFATFDQSIADLAAGNVDVVLADGSSLDPVVENSGGALEMFGPDVMVGGGVGGGVRKEDTELLATLDEALTALKADGTVDALIAEWFDGAGPFYTE
- a CDS encoding ABC transporter permease, with amino-acid sequence MDGAFWLFDLVGEDIAFWLGYLTNGKHLNWYASFRFTIMAAIFGGCLALVFGLLGAAAKGSRFAVLRAIGTIYVSMVRGVPDVLFFLFFPLAFEQGVEWVWSMQVCTPDSIAADQANWPPCREANWLLSTYEYLILACVSLGIIFGAFTANVIHGAMRAVPRGQLEAARAYGMSEFQVLTRIHIRQMWVYALPGLSNVWLLLIKATSLLSLLQIADIVWWAGQLGSPNFLPQAGLVHGDWRWAYFIALFVFYILVTLLSEKGFSRLTVWARRGMPVEG
- a CDS encoding ABC transporter permease, with translation MELIQTIIAEIPLYAQPALFNIYFAAASLPIGFVFAVLLALGKNSKNALIRRLCSAYIYAFRGSPLFIQFFMFYSIMLALNPVWWRPWGIAWLMMNPLFIGPLALVMNTAAYSAEILYGALRTVPKGELEAARAFGMTPFQVFRTVTWPNTIRVAWPAYTNEVVFLFHSTALVYFTLPVINAQRDILNTAQNLFERDFNAFLHFSIAALWFLAITMVIFLVFGRVYERMMRHMPKERTTSRPRLRFGPKYIR